A region from the Haloarcula sp. CBA1127 genome encodes:
- a CDS encoding helicase-related protein, translating to MADLQTYSWDSIYESQPSTSGSHLVDEFYVPALERSVRYDRVAGYFSSSALAVAARGVHALVENDGEMRLIVGAELYETDRPVLEALSDELSEGLDELDDERLDAQLQLLAQLLREDRLTIKVAVPRQGNWGIFHPKVGIFHDDQENLLSFEGSVNETAGGWERNYERFKVHREWRDGQREYVKGDVDTFDRLWDNNHPYVEVYNLPRAIEEEIIDWKAPDSDTEIDSAIQIARGEAPPTERDKANIIADGSLAPGGLALAEEGSTITPWPHQRVVSDTLVNTYPNSFLLCDEVGLGKTIEAGLTLSRLGLTDDLETGLLLVPASLTIQWQEELWEKFNINAYRFDRGSGNQYAFHDAFGREHAPPSASSLDLDADEHSKAWVASPIWRFLYDQQSDNQTDAPSIVIMSWHTARLDDRWNQVAPRDEGDVRTREDVPASARGRDTSSREGVWDAVIIDEAHNARSGSKFYTLLERLREHTQTYYLLTATPMQLHAGELYDLMTLLDLPGDWDKKDRFVEFFETRQALNQALKEQFESDAASSGGAWSAQATLDEQRYQDRLPNERALSDRVFDAAAEKLDVADEQHARGIAKQRVLEACHLASDHGDQYDGYVERFETAVREYNVDPFEANEDEKLKYLLYPDWKAEEEWLTYSRNDQLSALDDLSEAGWRVVRDVLAESTPVDALIHRNTRDTLRKYEKVGLLDETVPDRNPKQRKIELTDETRDVYDRIDEYTRKFYKLAQQSDEAETRAIGFVMTTYRQRLTSSVYAISQSLQSRLETLRAQRTVLKGKQRAANRNDSQGNSSQTLLETLSEYELDDLDTIDEISGDLEDADLAEIVPSVTDQGINLLEQEIEELESFVNDLKHIDEDPKVSQLISDLGKLDREGHNRVIIFTQYADTMDFIRNSLTSIHGATVATYSGRGGEMYDLDSEGWTTVGKERVKREFANDDGQVDILVCTDSASEGLNLQECGALINYDLPWNPMRVEQRIGRIDRIGQRYDEVTILNYSYEDTVETDIYDRLDDRIGLFENVVGEMQPILSGVSQQIRDATLNADSDESRETVEKADKQLSEEIENQKQDDRVDVGESLEDVDDLVAQDVIDEAKLDAWQSYCHPDLVEVGEDGYEYDPPFETPGLQSVLVDNDALSEAGIKFTPVHEINFEYDDGDFDFADSTYRLSVGDALIEVPVGDGEQTIAQAIAPAVDDVAVTFSAECADEYPSVQHLAPGHPLLGQLLTVLQDVSKEPVRFDQQIATRPGQGLKPLVCGWGRDGVFTRITNDGTVTESGPMDDLPSWCNRFLENRNKSTNSSS from the coding sequence ATGGCTGACCTTCAGACATATTCTTGGGACTCTATTTACGAGAGCCAGCCCTCAACAAGCGGGTCTCATCTTGTTGATGAATTCTACGTCCCTGCCCTCGAACGAAGCGTTCGGTACGACCGTGTGGCAGGCTACTTCTCGAGCAGTGCCCTCGCCGTTGCGGCCCGCGGCGTCCATGCACTCGTAGAAAACGATGGAGAGATGCGACTTATCGTCGGTGCGGAACTGTACGAGACCGACCGCCCCGTTTTGGAAGCTCTCTCGGACGAACTCAGCGAGGGTCTCGATGAACTCGACGATGAGCGGCTTGACGCCCAACTCCAACTCCTCGCTCAACTTCTTCGAGAAGACCGACTCACAATCAAGGTCGCTGTGCCTCGGCAAGGAAACTGGGGTATTTTCCATCCGAAAGTCGGCATCTTTCACGACGATCAGGAGAACTTGCTGTCGTTCGAGGGCAGCGTCAACGAAACTGCAGGCGGCTGGGAGCGCAATTATGAGCGGTTCAAGGTCCACCGTGAGTGGCGTGATGGACAGCGCGAATACGTCAAGGGCGATGTCGACACGTTCGACCGTCTCTGGGACAACAATCATCCTTACGTCGAAGTTTACAATCTTCCCAGGGCTATCGAAGAGGAGATTATCGACTGGAAGGCTCCCGATTCGGATACTGAGATAGATTCTGCTATCCAGATTGCACGCGGCGAAGCGCCACCAACCGAGCGCGACAAAGCGAACATCATCGCAGACGGCTCGCTCGCTCCTGGCGGATTGGCCCTCGCTGAAGAGGGTAGTACGATCACACCCTGGCCCCACCAGCGCGTCGTCTCAGACACACTTGTCAACACATACCCGAATAGTTTCCTCCTGTGCGACGAGGTCGGGCTCGGGAAGACAATCGAGGCTGGACTGACGCTCTCTCGGCTTGGGCTGACAGATGATCTGGAAACCGGTCTCCTCCTTGTTCCCGCAAGCCTGACGATTCAGTGGCAAGAGGAGCTTTGGGAGAAGTTCAATATCAACGCTTACCGTTTCGATCGGGGAAGCGGGAACCAGTACGCCTTCCATGATGCGTTCGGCCGTGAACACGCTCCACCCTCGGCTAGCAGCCTCGATCTTGATGCTGACGAACATTCGAAAGCGTGGGTCGCGAGTCCGATTTGGCGATTCCTCTATGATCAGCAGTCCGACAACCAAACTGACGCTCCATCGATCGTCATCATGTCGTGGCATACTGCCAGGCTTGACGACCGTTGGAATCAGGTTGCCCCGCGCGACGAAGGCGACGTACGTACTCGCGAAGACGTTCCAGCGAGTGCACGCGGGCGGGATACATCCAGCCGAGAGGGTGTCTGGGACGCAGTCATCATCGATGAAGCACACAACGCCCGCTCCGGTAGCAAGTTCTATACACTCCTTGAGCGGCTTCGTGAACACACCCAGACGTACTACTTGTTGACGGCGACGCCGATGCAGCTGCACGCTGGCGAGCTCTACGACCTGATGACATTGCTTGACCTCCCCGGCGATTGGGACAAGAAAGACCGGTTCGTCGAGTTCTTTGAGACCCGCCAGGCTCTCAACCAGGCATTGAAAGAACAATTCGAAAGCGATGCAGCGTCATCAGGAGGAGCATGGTCGGCACAAGCCACGTTAGACGAACAGCGGTATCAGGATCGGCTACCAAATGAGCGAGCACTCTCCGATAGGGTCTTCGACGCTGCCGCGGAGAAACTTGATGTCGCCGATGAGCAGCACGCACGCGGAATCGCCAAACAGCGCGTGCTCGAAGCGTGCCATCTCGCTTCAGACCACGGCGACCAGTACGACGGGTATGTCGAGCGTTTCGAAACTGCAGTTCGGGAGTACAACGTCGACCCGTTCGAAGCCAATGAGGACGAGAAGCTCAAGTACCTTCTCTACCCAGACTGGAAGGCTGAGGAAGAGTGGCTAACTTACTCGCGGAATGATCAACTCAGTGCCCTTGACGATCTCTCAGAAGCTGGTTGGCGAGTCGTCCGAGACGTCCTTGCAGAATCCACGCCTGTCGATGCGCTCATTCATCGGAATACGCGCGACACTTTGCGCAAGTACGAAAAAGTCGGATTGCTGGATGAGACAGTCCCGGATCGAAACCCGAAGCAGCGGAAGATCGAACTAACAGACGAAACTCGAGATGTCTACGACCGCATTGACGAGTACACTCGGAAGTTCTACAAGCTCGCTCAGCAGTCCGACGAGGCTGAGACGAGGGCTATCGGCTTCGTGATGACGACCTACCGACAGCGCCTTACGAGCAGTGTCTACGCGATTTCACAGAGCCTGCAAAGTCGTCTCGAAACGCTTCGCGCTCAGCGGACCGTGCTGAAGGGCAAACAGCGTGCTGCCAATCGTAATGACTCCCAAGGTAACTCCAGCCAGACCCTCTTGGAAACCCTCTCTGAGTACGAACTGGATGACCTCGATACGATTGATGAAATCAGTGGTGACCTCGAAGACGCCGACCTCGCCGAGATTGTTCCGAGTGTCACTGACCAAGGAATCAATCTGCTTGAGCAGGAAATCGAGGAACTGGAGTCGTTCGTGAATGACCTCAAGCATATCGACGAAGATCCGAAGGTCAGTCAACTCATCAGCGACCTTGGAAAACTGGACCGTGAGGGACACAATCGGGTCATTATCTTCACACAGTACGCCGATACGATGGACTTCATTCGAAACAGCCTGACATCCATTCATGGTGCGACGGTCGCGACATATTCTGGCCGCGGTGGCGAGATGTATGACCTTGACAGTGAGGGCTGGACGACTGTCGGTAAAGAGCGTGTCAAGCGAGAATTCGCTAACGATGATGGGCAGGTCGATATTCTTGTTTGTACTGACTCAGCCAGCGAGGGCCTGAATTTACAGGAATGTGGCGCACTCATCAACTACGACCTTCCATGGAATCCGATGCGGGTCGAACAGCGTATCGGCCGAATCGACCGTATCGGACAACGGTATGACGAGGTCACGATTCTCAACTACAGTTATGAAGATACTGTCGAGACAGACATTTACGACCGTCTTGACGACCGAATCGGCCTCTTCGAAAACGTCGTGGGAGAAATGCAACCCATTCTCTCGGGCGTCAGCCAACAGATTCGAGACGCTACGCTAAACGCCGATTCTGATGAGAGTCGAGAGACTGTTGAAAAAGCAGATAAACAGTTATCAGAGGAAATTGAAAACCAGAAGCAGGACGACCGCGTTGATGTTGGCGAGTCTCTTGAGGACGTTGACGATCTCGTAGCACAGGATGTCATTGATGAAGCGAAACTCGATGCGTGGCAATCCTACTGCCACCCAGACCTCGTTGAGGTCGGGGAAGACGGATACGAGTACGATCCACCGTTCGAGACACCGGGTCTTCAGTCAGTGTTAGTCGATAACGATGCGCTTTCCGAGGCCGGTATTAAATTCACCCCGGTTCACGAGATTAATTTCGAGTACGATGACGGGGACTTTGACTTTGCGGACAGTACATATCGCCTCTCAGTAGGTGATGCACTGATTGAGGTTCCCGTCGGGGATGGGGAACAGACGATTGCACAGGCTATTGCGCCTGCTGTTGACGACGTAGCGGTGACTTTCTCGGCGGAGTGTGCTGATGAATACCCATCTGTTCAGCATCTTGCGCCGGGGCACCCACTTCTCGGGCAACTTCTCACAGTACTACAGGACGTGAGTAAAGAACCAGTGCGGTTTGACCAACAAATCGCAACCCGACCAGGTCAAGGATTAAAACCACTGGTGTGTGGCTGGGGACGAGATGGTGTGTTCACTCGGATCACCAACGATGGTACCGTTACTGAGAGTGGACCGATGGATGATCTACCATCTTGGTGTAATCGATTTCTCGAAAACCGAAACAAATCAACAAATTCGTCATCGTAG
- a CDS encoding DUF1156 domain-containing protein, whose protein sequence is MSEHNDDLKPLAIEGQLPLKAVGIENLKEGNPKHMPPHRYLHPWFARRPTPASRLAILASVLPQDVSSDELLQWMQIGPKELDSGLSEYVERKKATESERNGTLGEHYGYPRPFTQSPSPSETKELHSLLRNQWDGELPAILDPTAGGGVIPFESIRYELPTSANELNPVPSLILKVLLQYAPTAGSLGSDLDYWADKIHDRARNNLEELYPESESGQSPDIYVTSYRVECPQCGGDIPLIPKWTIKSGSAVVKPKIEDDRTVSYRCYTDLNHPDLDDFEPNDGFVDRGGEADCPHCNVVTEGDTIREKFKNNDFEYEIYCVRYIDSNGKSGFRAPNQTDREALELAKERVENDYELSTILSVERFEGYADRAVPYGVTELRDLFSPRQLISHYEYLQAFNHYKPEILREHEENEAEAILSVLSLACSKFIDRNARLADWDTSKGYPNPVFKGNILVFTRVFCDNNPLLGTMDFNSLYEKVRDSYEELVSYLPEGSQPATITNEDAADLTTGREIQAAVVDPPYYSSIMYSELADVFYGWLKKYLGDVHPELFSDGLTDKENEAVANPERFDSVSSSSNSKKELANEFYENKMSEIFSNIYNQLSSGGVMTVMFTHKETDAWDTLAKSLINSGFVITSTHPITSEMPQRANMRSSASADSTLLLTGRKPHEERDTENAIPTLWSDVEADTRNAAKEAARDLLESGISLTKTDVIISAFGPTLRVFADAYPVVDDQDEEVPPRKALETAREAVTQILVDEYLEGMDVDILDDVTEWYILCWLVHEAETFSYDDGRQLGLGIGVDIDEIKRSTKTWRKSRGDISLRGHDGRVQNINEKPEDRSSRLPVDPDDLSFPRSLDAVHAAMHVYAKRGETETIEWLRERNFDSDSQFKATLKALLQVLPHNHEDWEFARDLAVGRTSDALDLDFNPNVFAEDGNETTQSTLGEH, encoded by the coding sequence ATGAGTGAACACAACGACGATCTGAAACCGCTCGCTATCGAAGGACAGCTTCCGCTGAAGGCAGTTGGTATTGAGAACTTGAAGGAAGGGAATCCAAAGCATATGCCGCCACACCGCTATCTTCATCCGTGGTTCGCGCGGCGACCTACTCCTGCTTCAAGACTGGCGATTCTTGCATCGGTTCTACCTCAAGATGTTTCCTCAGACGAATTACTGCAATGGATGCAGATCGGGCCAAAAGAACTGGATAGCGGACTATCTGAGTATGTTGAGAGGAAGAAGGCAACTGAATCAGAGCGGAATGGAACGCTTGGGGAACACTATGGGTATCCCCGTCCTTTCACGCAGTCTCCTAGCCCGTCTGAGACAAAAGAACTCCACTCACTCCTTCGTAATCAATGGGATGGCGAACTGCCAGCTATCCTTGATCCGACAGCTGGCGGTGGAGTGATTCCATTCGAATCCATTCGTTATGAACTCCCAACAAGCGCAAACGAGCTAAATCCGGTACCGTCACTGATTCTTAAGGTCCTTCTTCAGTATGCACCTACCGCCGGTTCTCTTGGTTCTGATCTTGATTATTGGGCCGACAAAATTCATGACCGAGCGCGCAATAATCTCGAGGAACTCTATCCAGAATCAGAGTCTGGCCAGAGCCCAGACATATATGTCACGTCATATCGTGTAGAGTGTCCACAGTGTGGCGGTGACATTCCTCTGATTCCAAAATGGACAATAAAATCTGGGAGCGCAGTTGTCAAGCCAAAAATAGAGGATGACCGGACTGTTTCGTATCGCTGCTATACCGATCTTAATCATCCCGATCTCGATGATTTCGAACCTAACGATGGGTTTGTTGATAGGGGTGGTGAAGCTGATTGCCCTCACTGTAACGTCGTTACGGAGGGGGATACAATCAGAGAGAAGTTCAAAAATAACGACTTTGAGTACGAGATTTACTGCGTTAGATACATTGATAGCAATGGTAAATCTGGCTTCCGAGCACCGAACCAGACGGATCGAGAAGCACTTGAGTTAGCGAAAGAGCGCGTAGAGAATGATTATGAACTCTCCACAATCCTCTCTGTTGAGCGATTCGAGGGGTACGCTGACCGAGCAGTCCCCTATGGCGTTACAGAACTTAGAGACCTATTTTCACCTCGGCAATTAATTTCGCACTACGAATACCTTCAGGCGTTTAACCACTATAAGCCCGAGATATTACGAGAACATGAAGAAAATGAGGCAGAGGCGATTCTTTCAGTTCTTTCTCTTGCGTGTAGCAAATTTATTGACCGAAATGCGCGACTTGCAGACTGGGACACAAGTAAAGGCTACCCAAACCCAGTATTCAAGGGGAATATTCTAGTATTCACTAGGGTATTTTGCGATAATAATCCGTTGCTTGGTACGATGGATTTCAACTCTCTATACGAGAAAGTCCGTGATTCATATGAGGAACTCGTCTCGTATCTTCCAGAGGGTAGCCAGCCGGCGACTATTACCAACGAAGATGCCGCCGACTTGACGACCGGCCGCGAAATCCAAGCAGCGGTCGTTGACCCCCCTTACTATAGCAGCATCATGTATTCTGAACTCGCTGATGTCTTCTATGGATGGCTAAAGAAGTACCTTGGTGACGTACACCCAGAACTGTTCTCAGATGGTTTAACCGATAAAGAGAACGAGGCGGTAGCTAACCCGGAGAGATTTGATAGCGTCTCCAGTAGTTCCAATTCAAAGAAGGAACTTGCCAATGAATTCTATGAGAATAAGATGAGCGAGATATTCTCAAATATTTACAACCAGCTGTCATCGGGTGGCGTAATGACAGTTATGTTCACTCACAAAGAGACCGATGCATGGGATACTTTGGCTAAGTCGCTCATCAACTCAGGTTTCGTCATCACTTCTACTCATCCAATTACGAGCGAGATGCCACAAAGGGCAAACATGAGGAGTAGTGCATCTGCAGACTCAACTCTCTTACTAACAGGCCGTAAGCCTCACGAAGAACGCGATACTGAGAACGCAATCCCTACACTCTGGAGCGACGTCGAGGCGGACACACGAAATGCCGCGAAAGAAGCGGCTCGTGACCTCCTTGAATCTGGTATCTCTCTGACTAAGACCGACGTCATCATCTCTGCGTTCGGCCCGACGCTTCGGGTCTTCGCCGACGCCTATCCTGTTGTCGACGATCAGGACGAGGAGGTCCCTCCGCGGAAAGCCCTTGAAACCGCACGGGAGGCTGTGACCCAAATCCTCGTCGACGAATATCTGGAAGGGATGGATGTCGACATTCTAGACGATGTTACAGAGTGGTATATCCTCTGTTGGCTCGTCCACGAAGCCGAGACATTCTCTTATGACGACGGTCGCCAACTCGGCCTCGGAATCGGCGTCGACATCGACGAAATCAAGCGGTCGACGAAGACTTGGCGCAAGAGCCGCGGCGACATCAGCCTCCGCGGACACGACGGCCGCGTGCAGAACATCAACGAAAAGCCCGAAGACCGGTCCAGTCGTCTGCCGGTTGACCCTGACGACCTCTCGTTCCCGCGTTCGCTGGACGCCGTCCACGCCGCGATGCACGTCTACGCCAAGCGTGGCGAGACCGAGACCATCGAGTGGCTTCGAGAACGCAACTTCGACTCGGACAGCCAGTTCAAGGCGACGCTGAAAGCCTTGCTCCAGGTGCTTCCGCACAACCACGAGGACTGGGAATTTGCTCGGGACCTTGCCGTCGGCCGGACGAGCGACGCGTTGGACCTTGACTTCAACCCCAACGTCTTCGCAGAAGACGGCAACGAGACGACGCAGAGCACGCTCGGGGAGCACTAA
- a CDS encoding DUF499 domain-containing protein, protein MWGEIAYQLYGAEGYEELKEYDQNRTAPGQNKLKDLFDIGDGPALVLIDEIAAYLESASAVEVGGATLASQTLSFVLSLLETASESDDVTIVYSIADTAFEEEAEDVRKLIDELNQIGRRQHKTVTPTDESEVGKVLQHRLFEDIDDEAAAEVSQSYFQLYSNSERQFPQEATDASYVDRLEREYPFHPTVIDTLTEKIDTIPKFQRTRGALKLLARAVYYRWNNRPDHYERHWVRLYDLTPADDAPSGSISSTLHESLFEFVDLSSAVSADIYNDDGTAHAQLEDRKWTEKGIPELGSHLTTAVLWHSLAYGEQATGLTRAEMNETLGHPDVRFDNYDSALDALAGSDMSVACYYLYDEERVRFKSDPNLIRIIDQRVDNTPDAQARSRFEARLESETGTGAFEPVPYPESPADLPDKASTPQLAVMHMDTAPVTKQLLEDESNPESVPEKVQSLYQKSASKQGGDVQSRVYKNYVLFLAPDDERVRSAIDEARHLEAIEALLDGSQQTADLSGDQIEDLKQRRKEKYGLLGELVRGVYRHLYYVDRDGLTHITINATEANGGTSLVNAVEETLDDRLIRADADAKGVAFFKQKLWQRTQDSMTTQQLVEQFGKKPGLPYLLSTKPLRKTVAKMVDESGYTYWDAETQIAYWDGDADDHPENWRKRTPFADSPDVRTSIQDTDVKIGNDYVIYTGIEALLDVHHDSIRPPEASEVECAEDGCTTKVEASDDGPAYCEKHKKTPEKTRCQSCGEKYDESELNAQGICPDCAQPSGWDTATSQMAASRAFNEVRTHALSKAASGGSPGVSQVTVEVVGEDRLSKGSFIAQRDAFTDRSDAVSVRMSYDVKTSTGSSYSASYQGSLDDFSRVTNQPDPFGESFNVTLKFRVDLDEPEPITDAEDDVLAELQAGLGQTNIDVKVQARGPTEVPSEATQ, encoded by the coding sequence ATGTGGGGAGAGATTGCCTACCAGCTATACGGCGCTGAAGGCTACGAAGAGTTGAAGGAGTACGACCAGAACCGAACCGCACCTGGACAAAACAAGCTCAAGGATCTCTTCGACATCGGCGACGGCCCGGCGCTAGTCCTCATCGATGAGATTGCTGCCTATTTAGAAAGCGCGTCTGCCGTTGAGGTCGGCGGTGCAACGCTGGCCAGCCAGACACTCAGCTTTGTTCTATCGCTTTTGGAGACCGCGTCTGAGTCCGATGATGTTACTATCGTCTACTCGATTGCGGACACAGCCTTTGAGGAGGAAGCCGAGGACGTGCGTAAGCTAATCGACGAACTCAATCAGATTGGGCGTCGCCAGCACAAAACGGTCACGCCAACCGACGAGAGTGAAGTTGGGAAGGTCCTTCAGCATCGTCTCTTCGAGGACATCGACGATGAAGCCGCAGCCGAGGTGTCCCAGTCGTACTTCCAGTTGTACTCCAACAGTGAGCGGCAGTTCCCCCAAGAAGCGACGGACGCGAGTTACGTTGACCGGCTCGAACGAGAGTATCCGTTCCATCCGACGGTTATCGATACGCTTACTGAGAAAATCGACACGATTCCGAAGTTCCAACGAACTCGTGGAGCACTGAAGCTTCTTGCCCGCGCTGTCTACTACCGCTGGAATAATCGCCCAGATCATTACGAGCGCCATTGGGTACGGTTGTACGACCTCACGCCAGCTGACGATGCTCCAAGCGGGAGTATCAGTTCAACTCTCCATGAGTCGTTGTTCGAGTTTGTTGATCTCAGTTCGGCTGTCTCGGCAGATATCTACAACGATGACGGGACGGCCCATGCCCAACTTGAGGATCGCAAGTGGACAGAAAAAGGCATCCCTGAACTCGGCTCACATCTGACTACCGCCGTTCTATGGCATAGCCTAGCCTACGGAGAACAAGCAACCGGGCTTACCCGGGCTGAAATGAACGAGACGCTGGGTCACCCGGACGTTCGTTTTGATAACTACGACTCGGCCCTTGATGCGCTGGCGGGATCTGACATGAGCGTCGCGTGCTACTACCTCTACGACGAGGAGCGGGTTCGATTCAAATCTGATCCGAACCTCATCAGGATCATCGACCAGCGGGTCGACAATACACCAGACGCGCAGGCGCGCTCACGATTCGAGGCCCGACTGGAGAGTGAAACCGGGACTGGTGCGTTCGAGCCAGTTCCTTACCCCGAGTCGCCGGCCGACCTCCCGGACAAGGCATCGACGCCCCAGCTTGCCGTGATGCACATGGATACGGCGCCGGTCACCAAGCAACTACTCGAAGACGAGTCGAACCCGGAGTCCGTCCCTGAAAAGGTCCAGTCGCTGTACCAGAAGTCTGCCTCGAAGCAGGGCGGCGACGTCCAGAGTCGGGTCTACAAGAACTACGTCCTGTTCCTCGCTCCAGACGACGAGCGTGTGAGAAGTGCCATCGACGAAGCCCGGCACTTGGAAGCCATCGAAGCGCTCCTCGATGGCTCTCAGCAGACGGCAGACCTTTCTGGGGATCAGATCGAGGACCTCAAACAGCGGCGGAAGGAAAAGTACGGTCTGCTCGGTGAACTCGTTCGTGGGGTCTATCGTCATCTCTACTACGTCGACCGCGATGGACTCACACACATTACGATCAACGCGACCGAGGCGAACGGCGGAACCTCGCTCGTCAATGCAGTCGAGGAAACCCTCGACGATCGCCTGATTCGGGCTGATGCCGACGCGAAGGGTGTCGCGTTCTTCAAGCAGAAACTTTGGCAGCGGACCCAGGACTCGATGACGACGCAGCAACTCGTCGAGCAGTTCGGCAAGAAGCCAGGGCTCCCGTACCTTCTGAGCACGAAGCCGCTTCGCAAGACCGTCGCGAAGATGGTCGACGAGAGCGGCTACACCTACTGGGACGCCGAGACTCAGATCGCGTACTGGGACGGCGACGCCGACGATCACCCCGAGAACTGGCGGAAGCGCACACCGTTCGCTGACTCGCCCGATGTTCGCACATCGATTCAGGATACCGACGTGAAGATCGGGAACGACTACGTCATCTACACGGGTATCGAAGCCCTCCTCGACGTACACCACGACTCGATTCGGCCGCCAGAAGCGTCCGAAGTCGAGTGCGCCGAGGACGGCTGTACGACGAAGGTCGAAGCCTCAGATGACGGCCCAGCGTATTGTGAGAAACATAAGAAGACCCCAGAAAAGACTCGTTGTCAGAGCTGCGGCGAGAAATACGACGAGAGCGAACTGAACGCTCAGGGAATCTGCCCCGACTGCGCTCAGCCCTCGGGCTGGGACACGGCGACAAGCCAGATGGCGGCGTCGCGGGCGTTCAACGAGGTGCGAACCCATGCGCTCTCGAAAGCGGCCTCAGGTGGCTCACCAGGCGTCTCGCAGGTCACGGTCGAAGTGGTGGGCGAGGATCGGCTCTCGAAGGGCTCGTTCATCGCTCAGCGGGATGCCTTCACTGACCGGTCGGACGCGGTCTCGGTTCGGATGAGTTACGACGTGAAGACGTCGACGGGATCGAGCTACAGCGCGAGCTATCAGGGAAGTCTCGACGACTTCTCGCGCGTGACGAACCAGCCCGATCCGTTCGGCGAGTCGTTCAACGTCACGCTGAAGTTCCGTGTAGACCTCGACGAGCCCGAACCGATAACCGACGCCGAGGACGACGTGCTCGCAGAACTACAGGCGGGCCTCGGCCAGACCAATATCGACGTGAAAGTTCAAGCCAGAGGACCGACCGAAGTTCCCTCTGAGGCAACACAATGA
- a CDS encoding pilin, producing the protein MSTQTNASNASTTQPTLYTHAKRRFADAWLTPGVRQTTQLLLVLTLFAGSAMGQTDVGNIYCDTAVEDGVNVVFGALAGLGLPATMVFVGRSGLSYMRASGNPNQQNEARRDLILSLVGLGVVVLAIVAPELITKFGDNVGFGFSDCVTPF; encoded by the coding sequence ATGTCAACTCAAACCAACGCATCGAACGCATCGACCACACAACCAACACTCTACACGCACGCAAAGCGGCGATTCGCTGACGCGTGGCTCACGCCCGGCGTGCGACAGACAACGCAGTTACTGCTGGTCCTCACGCTGTTTGCTGGCTCGGCGATGGGCCAGACCGACGTCGGGAACATCTACTGTGACACTGCTGTCGAGGATGGCGTCAACGTCGTCTTTGGCGCGCTGGCTGGTCTTGGCCTGCCAGCAACGATGGTGTTCGTCGGTCGCAGTGGCCTGTCGTATATGCGGGCTTCTGGCAACCCGAACCAGCAAAACGAGGCTCGCCGGGACCTCATCCTCTCGCTGGTCGGCCTCGGCGTCGTCGTGCTGGCAATCGTGGCTCCAGAACTCATCACGAAGTTCGGGGACAACGTCGGCTTCGGCTTCTCGGACTGCGTGACCCCATTCTAA